One segment of Comamonas thiooxydans DNA contains the following:
- a CDS encoding S24 family peptidase, with amino-acid sequence MFDMDKAANQTLADNVAMLIKGKAIGRLRDEMKTAGYAIGQGTLARIIAGDTGVRMESIQKFADFFGISTGTLLHESIEDGENDFVPVSKLSVQVGAGNGRHVGVVASLGLLQFRRDFLKSAGVSPINAAVVTVKGVSMEPTIRDGSILLLNKADREPRAGQIYAFSWDGEMLVKRFQTIGGVWRAVSDNADKSEYPDIIIDGKAETLIQGRAIWVGSKL; translated from the coding sequence ATGTTTGATATGGATAAAGCAGCCAATCAGACACTCGCCGACAACGTTGCCATGCTCATCAAAGGCAAGGCGATTGGGCGTCTACGTGATGAGATGAAGACCGCTGGCTACGCCATCGGCCAGGGCACGCTTGCTAGGATCATTGCTGGCGACACCGGCGTGAGAATGGAGTCAATTCAGAAATTTGCAGACTTCTTCGGGATCAGCACGGGCACTCTCCTTCATGAATCGATAGAAGATGGCGAGAACGACTTTGTACCGGTCTCTAAGCTGAGCGTTCAGGTCGGTGCAGGCAACGGGCGTCATGTGGGTGTAGTCGCCAGTTTGGGGCTACTCCAGTTTCGTAGGGATTTTCTGAAGTCTGCAGGTGTAAGCCCTATCAATGCGGCGGTTGTCACCGTCAAGGGTGTAAGCATGGAACCCACCATCCGCGATGGCTCTATTTTGCTGCTTAACAAAGCAGACCGCGAACCACGCGCAGGCCAGATCTACGCTTTCTCGTGGGATGGCGAGATGCTTGTGAAGCGTTTTCAAACTATCGGAGGCGTGTGGCGGGCAGTATCAGACAACGCGGACAAGAGCGAATACCCAGACATCATCATTGATGGCAAAGCCGAAACACTCATACAAGGGCGGGCCATCTGGGTAGGCTCAAAGCTGTAG
- a CDS encoding HNH endonuclease, which yields MGGKASVELYPGQRQKERRQLFSRFAIPAVEAVYREKFFALFGTRCFKCGQPETYVHGTRGLKVLCIDHHVSMAHGGHLVPGNLVSLCRRCNGTKLDQDPEAFYTPEELSRLQPFLDRQHELFNFVFDWGAWRADPAGYLIGLGVSPTLVGQLLHDEDHPDFLGMPEKDHEASMSVSIGLPPELAKLFEPDPPA from the coding sequence ATGGGAGGAAAGGCCTCGGTTGAGCTTTATCCGGGTCAGCGCCAGAAAGAGCGGCGTCAGTTATTCAGTCGTTTTGCAATCCCTGCTGTGGAGGCTGTTTACAGGGAAAAATTCTTTGCCTTGTTCGGTACGCGTTGTTTTAAATGCGGCCAACCCGAAACATACGTGCACGGCACGAGAGGACTGAAGGTTCTTTGTATCGACCACCATGTGTCAATGGCGCATGGCGGGCATCTGGTCCCCGGCAATCTTGTGTCACTTTGCCGCAGATGCAATGGCACGAAGCTAGACCAAGACCCCGAAGCCTTCTACACGCCTGAAGAGCTGAGTCGCCTTCAGCCGTTTCTCGACCGCCAGCACGAGCTGTTCAACTTCGTGTTTGATTGGGGCGCCTGGCGTGCTGATCCGGCAGGCTATTTGATCGGGTTGGGTGTTTCTCCAACCTTGGTCGGTCAGCTCTTGCACGATGAAGACCACCCTGATTTTCTCGGTATGCCTGAGAAGGATCATGAGGCGTCCATGTCTGTCTCTATTGGCTTGCCACCAGAGTTGGCAAAGCTTTTTGAACCAGATCCACCGGCCTGA
- a CDS encoding DUF4337 domain-containing protein: MSSNGFHVHGPHDHELEHAAQGEHGATAHHGIGGGSLTNQIAMCTAVIATVGAIFSYMGGATQANAGLYKNDAAIKKTEAANQWAFYQAKSTKQSMAEFARDLVATEDKRAAYQAKVERYEKEKDDIKRDAERLEAEARQWDEQSEMQMHLHHRWAQATTALQVAIALAAIALLTKKKWLEYGMLGVAALGLAVGGLAMLHI; encoded by the coding sequence ATGTCTTCCAACGGCTTTCACGTCCACGGCCCGCACGATCACGAACTCGAACATGCCGCCCAGGGTGAACATGGCGCAACCGCCCACCACGGCATCGGCGGCGGCAGCCTGACCAACCAGATCGCCATGTGCACGGCAGTCATTGCCACGGTGGGCGCCATCTTCTCGTACATGGGCGGTGCGACCCAGGCCAATGCCGGGCTGTACAAAAACGACGCAGCCATCAAGAAGACCGAGGCGGCCAACCAGTGGGCCTTCTATCAGGCCAAGAGCACCAAGCAGTCGATGGCCGAGTTCGCGCGCGATCTGGTGGCCACGGAGGACAAGCGGGCCGCCTACCAGGCCAAGGTGGAGCGCTACGAGAAGGAAAAGGACGACATCAAGCGCGATGCCGAGCGTCTGGAAGCGGAGGCCCGGCAGTGGGACGAGCAGTCCGAGATGCAGATGCACCTGCATCACCGCTGGGCCCAGGCCACCACGGCGCTGCAGGTCGCGATTGCCCTCGCAGCCATTGCGCTGCTGACCAAGAAGAAGTGGCTCGAATACGGGATGCTTGGCGTGGCCGCGCTTGGCCTGGCCGTGGGCGGGCTGGCGATGCTGCATATCTAA
- a CDS encoding DUF4145 domain-containing protein translates to MAVLVMQCPHCGAENMTFAAISGSNSNRSLTSSIFAQCSACYEGVVVKFAFRQAGYRAEQLLGYSGNILEHPAVVLKKIWPTLPPIDAPQSTPEKVARSFVEAAKSRRSGLWNAACGSYRRCMELALKEFAPDVEAWKLEKRIDKLAAEHRITPALQTWAHELRLDGNEALHGDDDATEEMAEQMHHLTYFLLTYLYTLPNQIEEVRVRREAASE, encoded by the coding sequence ATGGCAGTCCTTGTGATGCAGTGCCCGCATTGCGGCGCAGAAAATATGACTTTTGCTGCGATTTCAGGCAGCAATAGCAATCGAAGCCTGACTTCGTCGATCTTTGCACAGTGCTCTGCCTGCTACGAAGGTGTCGTTGTCAAATTTGCCTTTAGGCAGGCTGGGTACAGGGCTGAACAATTACTGGGCTATTCGGGAAATATTCTCGAGCACCCAGCAGTGGTTCTGAAGAAGATTTGGCCCACTTTGCCGCCTATAGACGCGCCTCAGAGCACACCTGAAAAGGTAGCTCGCAGCTTTGTGGAGGCAGCGAAATCAAGACGCTCAGGGCTTTGGAACGCCGCATGTGGCAGTTATCGCCGTTGCATGGAGCTGGCGTTGAAGGAGTTTGCCCCTGATGTCGAGGCATGGAAGCTGGAAAAGCGTATCGACAAGCTGGCGGCTGAACATCGAATTACACCAGCTCTTCAGACATGGGCGCATGAGTTGCGACTGGATGGCAACGAGGCACTGCATGGCGATGATGATGCGACGGAGGAGATGGCTGAGCAAATGCATCATCTGACATATTTTCTTCTGACCTATTTGTACACTTTGCCGAATCAGATTGAAGAGGTTCGAGTGCGACGTGAAGCTGCTTCAGAATAA
- a CDS encoding putative phage abortive infection protein, whose protein sequence is MTLWSVREPVALCDCQSAALQHSDTSCVCSPAMEEIAFMPFIFWAGLVFLLGSALCVHFDVFSFRKRLTRKFYSAFSFVIPSKDIRGQRLKFGMAAAAAYIFAVILLLLLFSILFSTAMPYATGSEENKYTGPLGDLFNGVLTPVLTFLTFCGLLVTILIQNVQMQATLQELELTRKEMSDSTDALQAQVVNSIAQKFDGNFYEMLKFHKNLSEKLYDEERIINFELRGFNDDPLGWSGFSKVDYFRGFFLTNYQLLKFIKDNEKKNIISYEEAKNYANIARAMIPERLLALIFINCLNARYVNYKNLVEYYEFLEHFSFSNFNDSCVLNKISEYDRKAFGNFENLLNFISSEKSHLLYFIGLDIKDFINELRSKIHSVFKLSDYHEMMKNPEVMEYSRSIYKFVENINEIKNGIELRNFLDEKYFLMAIESKDQIFFLKYSGFNIKEYYLSIQNINSKLKELTPSAYYGVEEHLKYLDKVMY, encoded by the coding sequence GTGACGTTGTGGAGTGTACGCGAACCAGTTGCGTTATGCGACTGCCAGAGTGCTGCTTTGCAACATTCGGATACTTCTTGTGTATGCTCGCCTGCCATGGAGGAGATAGCTTTTATGCCGTTTATTTTTTGGGCAGGTCTAGTTTTTTTGCTGGGAAGTGCGTTATGCGTTCACTTTGATGTGTTTAGTTTTAGAAAAAGATTAACAAGAAAATTTTACTCTGCATTTAGCTTTGTTATTCCAAGTAAAGATATACGTGGACAGCGTTTAAAATTTGGCATGGCTGCAGCTGCAGCTTATATTTTTGCCGTAATTCTATTGTTGCTTCTGTTTTCTATACTTTTTTCAACTGCGATGCCGTACGCTACAGGGTCTGAGGAAAATAAGTACACAGGGCCATTGGGGGATTTATTTAATGGGGTATTAACGCCCGTGCTGACATTTCTTACGTTCTGTGGTTTGCTTGTGACTATTCTTATTCAGAATGTCCAGATGCAGGCGACCCTGCAAGAGCTGGAGCTAACACGAAAAGAAATGTCGGATTCTACGGATGCTTTGCAAGCGCAAGTTGTGAATTCAATAGCTCAAAAATTTGATGGTAATTTTTATGAGATGCTTAAATTTCATAAAAATTTATCAGAAAAATTATACGATGAAGAACGGATAATTAATTTTGAATTAAGGGGTTTTAATGATGATCCATTAGGATGGTCGGGGTTTTCTAAGGTTGATTATTTTCGTGGATTCTTTTTGACTAATTATCAGCTGTTAAAATTTATTAAAGATAATGAAAAGAAGAATATCATAAGTTATGAGGAGGCAAAAAACTATGCAAATATCGCTAGAGCAATGATTCCTGAGAGGTTGCTTGCATTAATTTTTATAAATTGCCTCAATGCCCGCTATGTAAATTACAAAAATCTGGTTGAATATTATGAATTTCTAGAACATTTTTCTTTTTCAAATTTCAATGATTCGTGCGTTCTTAATAAAATTTCGGAGTATGATCGGAAGGCATTTGGAAATTTTGAAAATTTATTGAATTTTATAAGTTCTGAAAAAAGTCATTTGCTATATTTTATAGGACTTGATATAAAAGATTTTATTAATGAGCTAAGGTCTAAAATTCATTCTGTATTTAAATTAAGTGATTATCATGAAATGATGAAGAATCCGGAGGTTATGGAATATTCTCGGTCAATCTACAAATTTGTCGAGAATATTAATGAAATAAAGAATGGCATTGAATTAAGAAATTTCTTAGATGAAAAATATTTTTTGATGGCCATTGAAAGTAAAGATCAAATATTTTTCTTGAAATATAGCGGGTTTAATATAAAAGAATATTATTTGTCTATTCAGAATATAAACTCGAAATTGAAGGAACTGACACCAAGTGCTTATTACGGGGTTGAAGAGCATTTAAAATATTTGGATAAAGTAATGTATTAA
- a CDS encoding Bro-N domain-containing protein codes for MADTLNARAAVLSFHSTTFGIVDHQGQPWLKANEIAQALGYADESAINRIYARRSDEFTDTMTCSVKLTDQIQTREVRIFSLRGAHLLAMFARTTVAKEFRAWVLDLLEQQTDDNASQRDVHLVEHAHQLAHAATLQVYQAVFDAVMLEGEAPHSTRMLLSFTRGAGGAMQPYVQPIETGAMVMTLAQLTQAVRTDLIVSDTTLARLAAACTQRMATRAELQALQQAQPSQPGHQGRLQLQ; via the coding sequence ATGGCTGACACCCTCAATGCACGCGCTGCTGTGCTGTCTTTTCACTCCACCACTTTTGGCATCGTTGACCACCAAGGGCAGCCTTGGCTCAAGGCCAACGAGATTGCCCAAGCTCTTGGGTATGCCGATGAGAGCGCAATCAACCGCATCTATGCACGGCGCTCCGACGAGTTCACGGACACGATGACCTGCTCGGTCAAATTGACCGACCAGATACAGACCCGCGAAGTCCGCATCTTCAGCCTGCGCGGCGCGCATCTTCTCGCAATGTTTGCCCGCACGACCGTGGCCAAGGAGTTTCGGGCCTGGGTACTGGACTTGCTTGAACAACAGACGGACGACAACGCCTCGCAACGCGACGTTCACCTCGTCGAGCATGCCCACCAGCTGGCCCATGCGGCCACGCTGCAGGTCTATCAGGCCGTGTTTGATGCCGTGATGCTGGAGGGCGAAGCACCCCACTCCACGCGCATGCTGCTGTCTTTTACCCGCGGCGCGGGCGGTGCGATGCAGCCGTATGTGCAGCCCATCGAGACCGGTGCCATGGTGATGACGCTGGCCCAGTTGACCCAGGCTGTGCGCACCGATCTGATCGTGAGCGATACCACGCTGGCGCGACTGGCGGCAGCCTGCACCCAGCGCATGGCCACGCGCGCCGAGTTGCAGGCGCTGCAGCAGGCCCAACCCTCTCAGCCCGGCCACCAAGGCCGTCTGCAGCTGCAGTAG